One stretch of Segatella copri DNA includes these proteins:
- the rpoC gene encoding DNA-directed RNA polymerase subunit beta', with the protein MAFKKDTKVKNNFTKITIGLASPEEILENSYGEVTKPETINYRTYKPERDGLFCERIFGPTKDYECACGKYKRIRYKGIVCDRCGVEVTEKKVRRERSGHIELVVPVAHIWYFRSLPNKIGYLLGMPTKKLDAVIYYEKYVVIQPGILEGKTDADGLELNGSHKLDLLSEDEYMALLDQYDPNGDNELLDDTDPNKFIAKMGAEAIYQLLQNVDLDSLSYELRDRANNDSSQQRKTEALKRLQVVEGFRASKGINKPEWMIMKIIPVTPPELRPLVPLDGGRFATSDLNDLYRRVIIRNNRLKRLVEIKAPEVILRNEKRMLQEAVDSLFDNSRKSSAVKSESNRPLKSLSDSLKGKQGRFRQNLLGKRVDYSARSVIVVGPELKMGECGLPKLMAAELYKPFIIRKLIERGIVKTVKSAKKIVDRREPVIWDILENVMKGHPVMLNRAPTLHRLGIQAFQPKMIEGKAIQLHPLACTAFNADFDGDQMAVHLPLSNEAVLEAQILMLQSHNILNPANGAPITVPSQDMVLGLYYITKIRPGAKGEGLTFYGPEEALIARNEGRCDLHALIKVVVDDLVDGTIQKRMVETSVGRVIVNGIIPDEVGFFNDVISKKTLRGLISNVIKAVGMAKACEFLDGIKNLGYRMAYVAGLSFNLGDIIIPPEKEAIVERGRKEVEEITNNYNMGFITNKERYNQVIDAWTHVNTDLGNILMKEMTEADQGFNAVYMMLDSGARGSKDQIKQLSGMRGLMAKPQKAGAEGAQIIENPILSNFKEGMSVLEYFIASHGARKGLADTAMKTADAGYLTRRLVDVSHDVIITEEDCGTLRGLVCTALKNGDEIISSLYERILGRVSVHDVIHPTTGELIVKSGEEITEAKAKAIDESPIESVEIRSVLTCESKKGVCMKCYGRNLATARMVQLGEAVGVIAAQAIGEPGTQLTLRTFHAGGIASNAAANAKIAAKNKSRIEFDELSTVPFVEEDEEGNDIKCEKVVSHLAEIRFVDPNTNIVLATLNVPYGSSLYHKEGEIVEKDTVIARWDPFNAVIVSQYAGTLKFNDVQKDQTYRAEVDETTGLEEKIITDSKNKAMVPSCDVIDANGEILGTYNFPVGGHLAVEDGQTINTGEVLVKIPRAVGGAGDITGGLPRVTELLEARNPSNPAVVSEIDGEVTMGKVKRGNREIIVTSKTGDQKKYLVSLSKQILVQEHDAVRAGTPLSDGSVTPGDILAIMGPTAVQEYIVNQIQDVYRLQGVAINDKHFEVVVRQMMRKVRIDDPGDTTFLEQELVDKLDFAEENDRIWGKKVVTDGGDSESLKPGQIITARRLRDENSALKRRDLKLVQVRDAVSATSTQILQGITRAALGTKSFMSAASFQETTKVLNEAAIRGKVDYLEGMKENVICGHLIPAGTGLRQWDKLIVGSKEEYERMQANKKNVLDYADSPIGE; encoded by the coding sequence ATGGCTTTCAAAAAAGATACAAAGGTAAAGAATAATTTTACGAAGATTACCATCGGTCTCGCTTCGCCAGAGGAGATCTTGGAAAATTCGTATGGTGAGGTTACTAAACCGGAAACCATTAATTATCGTACATATAAGCCGGAGCGTGATGGCTTGTTCTGCGAGCGTATTTTTGGTCCTACTAAGGACTATGAATGCGCCTGCGGCAAGTACAAGCGTATCCGTTATAAGGGAATCGTCTGCGACCGATGCGGTGTAGAGGTTACAGAGAAGAAAGTTCGTCGTGAACGCTCTGGTCACATTGAGCTTGTCGTACCTGTTGCTCATATTTGGTATTTCCGTTCTCTTCCAAATAAGATTGGTTACCTTTTGGGTATGCCGACCAAGAAACTTGATGCTGTTATTTACTACGAGAAGTATGTAGTTATCCAGCCTGGTATTCTTGAGGGAAAGACTGATGCTGATGGTCTTGAATTGAACGGTTCTCACAAACTTGATCTCTTGTCAGAAGATGAATATATGGCTCTTCTTGACCAGTATGATCCTAATGGTGACAATGAACTTTTGGACGATACGGACCCAAATAAGTTTATAGCAAAAATGGGTGCTGAAGCAATTTATCAGTTGCTCCAGAATGTAGACCTTGACTCTTTGTCATACGAACTCCGCGATCGCGCAAATAACGATTCAAGTCAGCAGCGTAAAACTGAGGCTCTGAAGCGTCTGCAAGTTGTAGAAGGTTTCCGTGCTAGTAAAGGTATTAACAAGCCAGAATGGATGATCATGAAGATTATTCCTGTTACTCCACCTGAGCTTCGTCCGTTGGTACCATTGGATGGTGGTCGTTTTGCAACATCAGACTTGAATGACCTCTATCGTCGTGTGATTATCCGTAACAACCGTTTGAAGAGATTGGTTGAGATCAAGGCTCCTGAGGTTATTCTCCGTAACGAGAAGCGTATGTTGCAGGAGGCTGTTGACAGCTTGTTCGACAACTCACGCAAGAGTTCTGCTGTAAAGAGTGAGAGCAATCGTCCTTTGAAGTCACTCTCTGACTCTTTAAAGGGTAAGCAGGGTCGTTTCCGTCAGAACTTGCTGGGTAAGCGTGTAGACTATTCTGCCCGTTCTGTAATCGTTGTAGGTCCAGAGTTGAAGATGGGTGAGTGTGGTCTTCCAAAACTGATGGCTGCAGAGCTTTACAAACCATTTATCATCCGTAAGTTGATAGAGCGTGGTATCGTAAAGACTGTAAAAAGTGCCAAGAAGATTGTTGATCGTCGCGAGCCAGTTATCTGGGATATTCTTGAGAATGTAATGAAGGGTCATCCGGTTATGTTGAACCGTGCCCCTACGCTTCACCGACTCGGTATTCAGGCATTCCAGCCTAAGATGATTGAGGGTAAGGCTATTCAGTTGCATCCATTGGCATGTACAGCGTTCAACGCCGACTTCGATGGTGACCAGATGGCTGTTCACCTTCCATTGAGCAATGAGGCTGTTTTGGAGGCTCAAATCCTGATGCTTCAGAGTCATAACATTCTCAACCCAGCTAATGGTGCGCCTATCACCGTTCCTTCTCAGGATATGGTGCTTGGTCTTTACTATATTACTAAGATTCGTCCAGGTGCAAAGGGTGAGGGCTTGACATTCTATGGTCCTGAAGAGGCATTGATTGCTCGTAACGAGGGTCGATGTGATCTTCATGCTTTGATTAAGGTTGTAGTTGACGACTTGGTTGATGGTACAATCCAGAAACGAATGGTAGAAACTTCTGTTGGACGTGTCATCGTTAATGGTATCATTCCAGATGAAGTTGGCTTCTTCAATGATGTGATTTCCAAGAAAACCCTCCGTGGTTTGATTTCTAATGTTATCAAGGCTGTTGGTATGGCTAAGGCTTGTGAATTCCTTGATGGAATCAAGAACTTAGGTTATCGTATGGCTTATGTCGCAGGATTGTCATTCAACCTTGGTGATATTATTATTCCACCAGAGAAGGAAGCTATTGTTGAGCGCGGTCGCAAGGAGGTTGAGGAAATTACCAATAACTATAATATGGGTTTCATCACCAACAAGGAACGATACAACCAGGTTATTGATGCGTGGACTCACGTAAATACAGATTTGGGTAATATCTTGATGAAGGAGATGACCGAAGCTGACCAGGGATTCAACGCAGTATACATGATGCTTGATTCCGGAGCCCGTGGTTCTAAGGATCAGATTAAGCAGTTGTCTGGTATGCGTGGTTTGATGGCTAAACCTCAGAAGGCTGGTGCAGAGGGCGCGCAGATCATCGAGAACCCTATCCTTTCTAACTTTAAGGAGGGTATGTCTGTATTGGAGTACTTTATCGCTTCTCACGGTGCCCGTAAGGGTCTTGCTGATACCGCTATGAAGACTGCCGATGCCGGTTATTTGACTCGTCGTCTTGTAGACGTTTCTCACGATGTTATCATCACCGAAGAGGATTGTGGTACATTGCGTGGCTTGGTTTGTACAGCTTTAAAGAATGGCGATGAGATTATTTCATCTCTTTATGAGCGTATTCTGGGTCGTGTATCTGTACATGATGTTATTCATCCAACAACTGGTGAACTGATTGTCAAATCTGGTGAAGAAATCACCGAGGCTAAGGCAAAGGCTATAGATGAATCTCCTATCGAGAGTGTTGAAATTCGTTCTGTTCTCACCTGTGAGAGCAAAAAGGGTGTCTGCATGAAGTGCTATGGCCGTAACTTGGCAACAGCCCGTATGGTACAGTTGGGTGAAGCCGTTGGTGTCATCGCTGCTCAAGCTATTGGTGAGCCAGGTACTCAGTTGACTCTCCGTACATTCCACGCCGGTGGTATTGCATCTAACGCTGCTGCCAATGCTAAGATTGCTGCGAAGAATAAGTCTCGTATCGAGTTTGACGAGTTGAGCACAGTACCATTTGTAGAGGAAGACGAGGAAGGCAACGATATCAAGTGCGAAAAGGTAGTAAGCCACTTGGCTGAAATCCGTTTCGTGGATCCTAATACAAACATCGTTCTTGCAACTTTGAATGTTCCTTACGGTTCTTCATTGTATCACAAGGAGGGTGAAATCGTAGAAAAGGATACTGTTATCGCCCGTTGGGATCCATTCAACGCCGTTATCGTCAGCCAGTATGCCGGTACATTGAAGTTCAATGACGTTCAGAAGGATCAGACTTATCGTGCTGAGGTCGATGAGACTACAGGCTTGGAGGAGAAGATTATCACCGATTCCAAGAATAAGGCAATGGTTCCATCTTGTGATGTTATTGATGCTAATGGTGAAATCCTTGGTACATACAACTTCCCTGTAGGTGGTCACTTGGCTGTTGAGGATGGACAGACAATTAATACCGGTGAGGTTTTGGTTAAGATTCCTCGTGCTGTAGGTGGTGCAGGTGATATCACTGGTGGTCTCCCTCGTGTAACTGAACTTCTTGAGGCTCGCAACCCTTCTAATCCTGCTGTTGTATCTGAAATCGATGGTGAGGTAACTATGGGTAAGGTAAAGCGTGGTAACCGTGAGATCATCGTAACATCTAAGACTGGCGATCAGAAGAAGTATCTTGTATCTCTTTCAAAGCAGATCTTGGTACAGGAACATGATGCTGTACGTGCTGGTACTCCTCTTTCTGATGGTAGTGTAACTCCTGGCGATATTCTCGCCATCATGGGTCCTACCGCTGTTCAGGAGTATATTGTTAACCAGATCCAGGACGTTTACCGTCTTCAGGGTGTGGCTATTAATGATAAGCATTTTGAGGTTGTGGTACGTCAGATGATGCGTAAGGTTCGTATTGACGATCCAGGTGATACTACCTTCTTGGAGCAAGAGTTGGTTGATAAACTTGACTTTGCAGAAGAGAATGATCGTATCTGGGGTAAGAAGGTTGTTACTGACGGTGGTGATAGTGAAAGTCTCAAACCAGGTCAGATCATAACGGCTCGTAGATTGCGTGATGAGAATTCTGCATTGAAGCGTCGCGACTTGAAACTTGTACAGGTTCGTGATGCCGTATCTGCAACTTCTACACAGATCCTCCAGGGTATTACTCGTGCTGCTCTTGGTACTAAGAGCTTTATGAGTGCTGCATCATTCCAGGAAACTACTAAGGTTTTGAATGAGGCTGCTATCCGTGGTAAGGTTGATTACCTAGAGGGTATGAAGGAGAATGTAATCTGTGGTCACTTGATTCCTGCAGGTACTGGTCTTCGTCAGTGGGATAAGCTCATTGTAGGCTCTAAAGAAGAATATGAGCGTATGCAGGCTAATAAGAAAAATGTGCTCGACTATGCTGATTCTCCAATAGGAGAATAA
- the rpsL gene encoding 30S ribosomal protein S12, with protein MPTISQLVRKGRRVLVDKSKSPALDSCPQRRGVCVRVYTTTPKKPNSAMRKVARVRLTNSKEVNSYIPGEGHNLQEHSIVLVRGGRVKDLPGVRYHIVRGTLDTAGVANRTQRRSKYGAKRPKAKK; from the coding sequence ATGCCTACTATTTCACAGTTAGTAAGAAAAGGCAGACGAGTTCTTGTAGACAAGAGCAAGTCACCAGCTTTGGATTCTTGTCCTCAGCGTCGTGGTGTTTGTGTTCGTGTTTATACAACAACTCCTAAGAAGCCTAATTCAGCAATGCGTAAAGTTGCACGTGTACGTTTGACAAACTCAAAGGAAGTAAACTCTTATATTCCAGGAGAGGGTCACAACTTGCAGGAGCACTCAATTGTTTTGGTTCGCGGTGGTCGTGTAAAGGACCTTCCAGGTGTACGTTATCACATTGTCCGTGGTACACTTGATACTGCAGGTGTTGCAAATCGTACACAGCGTCGTTCTAAGTACGGAGCTAAGCGTCCTAAGGCAAAGAAGTAA
- a CDS encoding DUF3467 domain-containing protein yields MEENKNNQQQQNQFQMGISPEVAEGTYSNLALITHSSSDFILDFACALPGMPAPQIKSRVIMAPEHAKRLLQALQSNIYNYEQSFGKIKLSDEQERTIAPFGIPKGEA; encoded by the coding sequence ATGGAAGAAAATAAGAATAATCAACAGCAGCAGAATCAGTTCCAAATGGGCATCAGCCCTGAAGTAGCAGAGGGTACATACTCAAACTTGGCACTGATTACTCATTCTAGTTCAGACTTCATCTTGGATTTTGCATGTGCACTTCCTGGCATGCCTGCACCTCAGATCAAGAGTCGTGTTATCATGGCACCTGAACATGCTAAGCGATTGCTCCAGGCATTGCAGAGCAATATTTATAACTACGAGCAGTCCTTCGGTAAAATTAAGTTGTCTGATGAGCAAGAACGTACAATCGCTCCATTCGGCATACCAAAGGGTGAGGCATAA
- the rpoB gene encoding DNA-directed RNA polymerase subunit beta, whose amino-acid sequence MATKIVDNRVNFASVHNPYPYPDFLDVQLKSFKDFLQLDTPPEERKNDGLYKVFSENFPITDTRNNFVLEFLDYYIDPPRYSIDECLERGLTYSVPLKAKMKLYCTDPDHEDFGTFIQDVFLGTIPYMTDNGTFVINGAERVVVSQLHRSPGVFFSQGVHANGTMLYSARIIPFKGSWIEFATDINNVMYAYIDRKKKLPVTTLLRAIGYEQDKDILQIFDLAEEVKVNKKNMKAAIGRKLAARVLKSWNEDFVDEDTGEVVSIERNEVIMERETELTADNIEEIVESGAQTVLLHKDEEAANKFTIIFNTLAKDPSNSEKEAVNYIYRQLRNADPADDASAREVFQNLFFSDKRYDLGEVGRYRINKKLNLDTDIDVRVLTKEDIIEIIKYLIQLINSSATVDDIDHLSNRRVRTVGEQLANQFSIGLARMTRTIRERMNVRDNEVFTPTDLINAKTISSVINSFFGTNPLSQFMDQTNPLAEVTHKRRLSALGPGGLSRERAGFEVRDVHYTHYGRLCPIESPEGPNIGLISSLCMYAKINDLGFIVTPYRKVNDSKVDMANEDVVYLTAEDEESKIIGQGNAPLTVDGSFIRDVVKCRQDADYPVVGPDQVDYVDVSPQQIASVSAGLIPFLEHDDGHRALMGCNMMRQAVPLLHNDAPIVGTGLEKQVCEDSRTMVTAEGEGVIEYVDATTIRILYDRTEDDEFVSFEPALKEYRIPKFRRTNQNMTIDLRPICNKGQRVKKGDILTEGYATENGELALGRNLLVAYIPWKGYNYEDAVVISERMVREDVLTSVHVDEYSLDVRETKRGVEEFTSDIPNVSEEATKDLDDNGIVRVGARIEPGDIMIGKISPKGESDPSPEEKLLRAIFGDKAGDVKDSSLKANPSLSGVVIDKKLFSRAIKTRESKKQDKIILAKIDEEYEAKGDDLKDILVDKLLTLTEGMTSEGVKDYSGAEIITKGSTFTATALKNLEYDGVQSNKWTKDEHTNGLIQRLIMNYIRKYKQLDAELKRRKFAITIGDELPSGILQMAKVYIAKKRKIQVGDKLAGRHGNKGIVSKVVRLEDMPFMADGRPVDMVLNPLGVPSRMNLGQIFECILGAAGKKLGVKFATPIFDGAKLDDLSEWTDKAGLPRFCSTYLYDGETGEQFDQPATVGMTYFLKLGHMVEDKMHARSIGPYSLITQQPLGGKAQFGGQRFGEMEVWAIEAFGASHVLQEILTVKSDDVVGRSKAYEAIVKGDPMPTPGIPESLNVLLHELRGLGLSIKLD is encoded by the coding sequence ATGGCTACAAAAATTGTTGATAACAGAGTAAATTTTGCCAGCGTGCATAATCCGTATCCATATCCGGATTTCCTCGATGTGCAGTTAAAGTCTTTCAAGGACTTCTTACAGTTGGATACTCCGCCTGAGGAACGCAAGAATGACGGTTTGTATAAGGTGTTCTCTGAGAACTTCCCTATTACCGATACACGTAACAATTTCGTTCTTGAGTTCTTGGATTACTATATCGACCCTCCTCGCTATTCTATTGATGAGTGCCTGGAGCGTGGTCTTACATATAGCGTACCTTTGAAGGCTAAGATGAAACTGTATTGTACTGATCCTGATCATGAGGATTTCGGTACATTTATTCAGGATGTGTTCCTTGGTACTATCCCATATATGACCGATAATGGTACTTTCGTGATTAATGGTGCTGAGCGTGTTGTTGTTTCTCAGCTTCATCGCTCTCCTGGTGTGTTCTTTAGCCAGGGTGTTCATGCAAATGGTACCATGCTTTATTCTGCTCGTATCATTCCTTTCAAGGGAAGCTGGATTGAATTTGCAACTGACATTAACAATGTAATGTATGCATATATCGATCGTAAGAAGAAGTTGCCTGTAACCACATTGTTGCGTGCTATTGGTTACGAACAGGATAAGGATATTCTTCAGATTTTTGATCTCGCCGAGGAGGTGAAGGTTAACAAGAAGAATATGAAGGCTGCTATTGGTCGTAAGCTTGCTGCTCGTGTTTTGAAGAGTTGGAATGAGGACTTCGTTGATGAGGATACTGGTGAAGTAGTATCTATCGAGCGTAATGAAGTAATCATGGAGCGTGAGACTGAACTTACTGCTGATAATATTGAGGAGATTGTTGAGAGTGGAGCGCAGACTGTTCTTCTTCATAAGGATGAGGAAGCTGCCAACAAGTTTACTATTATCTTCAATACTTTGGCAAAGGATCCAAGTAACTCTGAGAAGGAAGCTGTTAACTATATCTATCGTCAGTTGCGTAATGCTGATCCTGCAGATGACGCAAGTGCACGTGAGGTTTTCCAAAACCTGTTCTTCTCGGATAAGCGTTATGATCTGGGTGAGGTAGGTCGTTATCGTATCAATAAGAAATTGAATCTTGATACTGACATTGATGTTCGTGTCTTGACTAAGGAAGATATTATTGAGATTATTAAATATCTTATTCAGCTGATTAACTCTAGTGCAACAGTTGACGATATCGACCACTTGTCTAATCGTCGTGTTCGTACTGTAGGTGAGCAGTTGGCTAACCAGTTCTCTATTGGTTTGGCACGTATGACCCGTACTATCCGTGAACGTATGAATGTTCGCGACAATGAGGTGTTTACTCCAACAGATTTGATTAATGCTAAGACAATCTCTAGTGTTATCAATTCTTTCTTTGGAACTAATCCATTGTCACAGTTCATGGACCAGACTAACCCTCTGGCTGAGGTAACTCATAAACGTCGTCTTTCTGCCTTAGGTCCTGGTGGTTTGTCTCGTGAGCGTGCCGGTTTCGAGGTTCGTGACGTACATTATACACACTATGGTCGTCTTTGCCCTATTGAGAGTCCTGAAGGTCCAAACATCGGTTTGATTTCTTCTCTCTGTATGTATGCAAAGATTAATGATCTTGGTTTTATTGTTACTCCTTACCGTAAGGTGAATGATAGCAAGGTCGATATGGCTAATGAGGATGTTGTATACTTGACTGCTGAGGATGAAGAGTCTAAGATTATCGGTCAGGGTAATGCGCCTTTGACTGTTGATGGTTCTTTCATTCGTGATGTAGTAAAGTGTCGTCAGGATGCTGATTATCCTGTTGTAGGTCCGGATCAAGTTGATTATGTTGACGTCTCTCCACAGCAGATTGCTTCTGTATCCGCAGGTTTGATTCCATTCTTGGAGCATGATGATGGTCACCGTGCGTTGATGGGATGTAACATGATGCGTCAGGCTGTACCATTGCTTCATAATGATGCACCAATAGTTGGTACTGGTCTTGAGAAGCAAGTTTGTGAGGATTCACGTACTATGGTTACTGCAGAAGGTGAGGGCGTTATCGAATATGTTGATGCTACAACTATCCGCATCCTTTACGATCGCACAGAAGACGATGAGTTTGTAAGTTTCGAACCTGCTTTGAAGGAGTATCGTATTCCTAAGTTCCGTCGTACCAACCAGAATATGACCATCGACTTGCGTCCTATCTGTAATAAGGGACAGCGTGTAAAGAAGGGTGATATCCTGACAGAAGGTTATGCAACAGAAAATGGTGAGTTGGCTTTGGGCCGTAACTTGCTTGTTGCTTATATTCCTTGGAAGGGTTATAACTACGAGGATGCTGTCGTTATCTCTGAACGTATGGTTCGTGAAGACGTATTGACATCTGTACATGTTGACGAATATTCTCTTGATGTCCGTGAAACTAAGCGTGGCGTAGAGGAGTTCACATCTGATATTCCTAATGTCAGCGAGGAAGCTACTAAGGATCTTGATGATAATGGTATCGTACGTGTTGGTGCTAGAATTGAGCCAGGTGATATCATGATAGGTAAGATTTCGCCTAAGGGTGAAAGTGATCCGTCACCAGAGGAGAAGTTGCTTCGCGCTATCTTTGGTGATAAGGCTGGTGATGTGAAGGATTCTTCATTGAAGGCAAATCCATCATTGAGTGGTGTCGTTATTGACAAGAAGTTGTTCTCTCGTGCTATCAAGACCCGTGAGTCAAAGAAGCAGGATAAGATTATTCTTGCTAAGATTGATGAGGAGTATGAGGCAAAGGGCGATGACTTGAAGGATATCCTCGTAGACAAGTTACTTACGCTTACAGAAGGTATGACTTCTGAGGGCGTTAAGGATTATTCAGGTGCTGAGATTATTACCAAGGGCAGTACCTTTACTGCTACAGCCTTGAAGAATTTGGAGTATGATGGTGTTCAGTCTAATAAGTGGACTAAGGATGAGCATACCAATGGCTTGATTCAGAGACTTATTATGAACTATATCCGCAAGTATAAGCAACTTGATGCTGAATTAAAGCGTCGTAAGTTTGCTATCACTATTGGTGATGAACTTCCATCAGGTATTCTTCAGATGGCTAAGGTATATATTGCTAAGAAGCGTAAGATCCAGGTTGGTGATAAACTTGCCGGTCGTCATGGTAATAAGGGTATTGTGTCTAAGGTAGTTCGTTTGGAGGATATGCCATTTATGGCTGACGGTCGTCCTGTTGATATGGTATTGAATCCATTGGGTGTGCCTTCACGTATGAACCTTGGTCAGATCTTCGAGTGTATCTTGGGTGCTGCAGGTAAAAAGTTGGGTGTAAAGTTTGCTACTCCTATCTTTGATGGTGCTAAATTGGATGATCTCTCTGAATGGACAGATAAGGCAGGCTTGCCACGTTTCTGCTCAACTTACCTTTATGATGGTGAGACTGGAGAGCAGTTTGACCAGCCAGCTACTGTTGGTATGACTTACTTCTTGAAGTTAGGTCATATGGTTGAGGATAAGATGCACGCTCGTTCTATCGGTCCATACTCTTTGATTACACAACAGCCACTTGGTGGTAAAGCACAGTTTGGTGGTCAGCGATTCGGAGAGATGGAGGTCTGGGCTATCGAGGCATTTGGTGCAAGCCACGTTTTGCAGGAGATCCTGACTGTTAAGTCAGATGATGTTGTAGGACGTAGCAAGGCATACGAAGCAATCGTAAAGGGCGATCCAATGCCAACTCCTGGTATTCCTGAGTCACTTAACGTATTGCTCCATGAGCTTCGTGGCCTTGGTTTGAGCATCAAACTTGATTAA
- the rpsG gene encoding 30S ribosomal protein S7 yields MRKAKPKKRVILPDPVFNDQKVSKFVNHLMYDGKKNTSYEIFYNALDIVKAKMSNEEKSALEIWKQALDNITPQVEVKSRRIGGATFQVPTEIRPDRKESISMKNLILFARKRGGKTMADKLAAEIMDAFNNQGGAFKRKEDMHRMAEANRAFAHFRF; encoded by the coding sequence ATGAGAAAAGCAAAACCAAAGAAGAGAGTGATCCTTCCAGATCCTGTCTTCAATGACCAGAAGGTCTCAAAGTTCGTAAATCATTTGATGTATGATGGAAAGAAGAATACATCTTATGAGATTTTCTACAATGCACTTGACATTGTAAAGGCTAAGATGTCTAACGAGGAAAAGTCTGCTCTTGAAATCTGGAAGCAGGCACTTGATAATATTACTCCTCAGGTAGAGGTTAAGAGCCGTCGTATCGGTGGTGCAACCTTCCAGGTTCCTACAGAGATTCGTCCTGATCGTAAGGAGAGTATTTCTATGAAGAATCTTATTCTTTTTGCACGTAAGCGCGGTGGTAAGACTATGGCTGATAAGCTTGCTGCAGAGATTATGGATGCTTTTAATAATCAGGGTGGTGCATTTAAGCGTAAGGAGGATATGCATCGTATGGCTGAGGCTAACCGTGCGTTCGCTCACTTTAGATTCTAA